The stretch of DNA GGCGATCGCTGCTGTAAACATAGAGCGGCGTACCTAACTCATTGGCCATAGTATTGAGGTTGTGAGTGCTGAAATGCAGCTCGTCCTCAACATACTGCACATCATCTCGTTGCCACCAAAGGGGCTGCACCGGGAGAGGATGCTTCATTATCAAAACCTCATGACGTAATTCAGGGCAAGGACAGGGGCAAGTGAGCCCAAAACTGACAGTCTTGCTATCCCTAGTATGACCGCTCTACTCCCAGAAATCACACGTTTGCACCATGACGATTGGTTATGGGCCTCGACGATCGCTAACCTCATGAAGGCAATTTTTGACGGAGAGCGATCGCATTTCTGAGACTCATCTCCATCTAAAATTCAGCTAGTTCTCATCTTGGGTCGATACTGTACCTACAGCGTTAGCACAACTCAACATTGCCGGTTTGGTATTGCCCCCATAAGGGATCAGCGCAAAGCCTAGTCATACTGCCTAGGAAAAAGATAATCATTCTCGCAAATAATGCTTGTGCTGTTAACCTTCTTACCTTGTCCTGATTAAGCTCTGACGTTCTATGCCTAAAGTTATTTCCATTCACTCCTATCGTGGCGGTACGGGAAAGTCTAATATGACCGCCAATCTTGCAACCACACTGGCTCTTCAAGGTCACCGAGTGGGGGTCGTGGATACGGATCTGCCTTCCCCAGGCATTCACAATATTCTCGGTCTTGATCCAGATACCCATCAGGCAACATTGAACCGCTATCTGTGGGGGGAGACTAGCATTCACGACGCTGCCCATGACGTGAGCGATCGCCTCTCTCTAGACTCAGGTGCTCTCTATCTAGTACCGTCTAGCGTTAAGCCAGATGATATTGCCCGCATTCTCAAGGATGGCTATGATGTGCGGCTTCTCAATGATGGTTTTCGCAGGCTGGTTAAAGATCTAGAGCTAGATTACTTGTTTATCGATACCCATCCAGGCTTATCCAAAGAAACATTTCTTTCAATTGCTATTTCTCATGTTTTGCTGCTCATCCTCCGACCAGATAAGCAAGACTAC from Candidatus Obscuribacterales bacterium encodes:
- a CDS encoding MinD/ParA family protein, giving the protein MPKVISIHSYRGGTGKSNMTANLATTLALQGHRVGVVDTDLPSPGIHNILGLDPDTHQATLNRYLWGETSIHDAAHDVSDRLSLDSGALYLVPSSVKPDDIARILKDGYDVRLLNDGFRRLVKDLELDYLFIDTHPGLSKETFLSIAISHVLLLILRPDKQDYQGTAVTIDVAKQLRVRDMKLIVNKAYRQLDPEALRQKVEETYDLKVAGVFPLSEEIVQLASEGVFCLKYPDHPVSHEFQKVAQHVS